The Ictidomys tridecemlineatus isolate mIctTri1 unplaced genomic scaffold, mIctTri1.hap1 Scaffold_195, whole genome shotgun sequence genomic sequence TCTACCCCACCTCTGTGAATAGGACCAGTGGCCTCTGGTGTCCACAACCCCTGTGCTGCTCCCTGGATGCCATCTCTCTTCCACACACCCCATGCAACCCATCAGCAAATCTGGCTGGCTCTGCCTTCAAAATGCATCCAGGATGCAACCATGGCCACCACCAACATGATGCCATGTCCCTAAGCAGGCCCTTGGCACTACAGCCAAGGTGACAGATGACAGATCTGAACCATGCCCCCTGCTGCTCACAAGACCATGAGGTTTCCATGTAGTCAATGCTCCATGCTGCCCAAAGGAATCATGTTGATCCCTGGCACCAGCAAGGTGCCTTGGGACCCGAGAACAGTCTGCCAGGGAAGAGCCTCGGATTTTCTGGAACCTTGGGCCACAACAGATGGGCTAGCCTAGGGGTTTGTGGCTCAGGACCAGACTGGACACTCTATTTTACAATGGCATTCATGGAGGAGGCTCTGGCCCATGCTAGCCTCCATACCAACTAGGAGATTCCTGGTGGGTGACCCGGGCCACGCTGGCATCCATGTCAATGAGGAGATTCTTAGTAGGTGACCTGGACCACACTGGCATCTATGCCAACAATGAAATTCCTGGGGGGATTCTCAGGCCATTCTGAGAATAGGTGACCCAGGCCATGCCAGTGTCTATGCCAACGACGAGATTCCTAGAAGGTGACCCAGGCCATGCTGTGTCTACACCAATGAACAGATTCCTGGAGGATGCTCCAGGCCACGAAGGCTTCTATGCCAATGATGAGATTCCTGGTGGGTGACCAGGGCAATGCTGGCATCTCTACCAATAATGAGATTCCTGATGGATGCTCTAGGCCAAGCCAGCACTACGCCAACAAGATTCCTAGTAGGTGACCCAGGCCATGCTGGCATCTACGCCAATGACAAAATACCTGTGGGTGACCTGGCCCATGCTGGTGTCTTCACCTTTGACGAGATTCCCAGTGGATGACTAGGGCCATGCTGGTGTCTATGGCAGTAACGAGATTCCTGGGCCACACTGGCATCTACACCAATGAGGAGATTCCTGATGGATGACCCAGGCCACACTGGCGTCTACACTAACAATGAGATTCCTAGTGGAGCTCCATGCTGTCTTCTATGCTAACGTGAGATTCATAGTGGGCTTCAGGCCATTAATCTTGACTTCAGGAGGACTAGAGCCTGAGGTCAGCCACATGAGTGGTCAGCCATGCAGGTCTGACAGAGTTCCAGTGACAAATGCTGACGTCAAGTCTCATTAAGCCTCCTGGTTGGCATAGGTCTGTTTGTGTTCTCAGGTGTCACTGGGAGGAGAAGGTGCTCTTCCTCACTGCACTGGGAGCGGGAGGCTGGGAGCTCATAAGTGGTGACACTGGACCCTCCCAAagtgctcttcttttttctcagggGCTGCAGTCTTGTCTTTATGCTGAAGTAAACCCTAACCCTGAGCATAATAGCTCTGAACTCCAAGACCTTCTGGTGAATCACTGAACCTGAAGGCAACCTTGGGGACCAGTGAACTGGACGTCAGAATTGAGAGTGGTCTCGGGACCCCAAGCCTATGGAGGTGCAGGAAGTGAGGATGGTCTTGGGACCCCAAGCCTGTGGCAGTGTCAAGTGAGACGGGCCTGGGAGACACCTGACCTCCCTTGACCTTGGCAGCTCCCATCCGTGAGCCACGTAAGGCCTGTGCTCTGTGACCCTGAAGGCGCAGTGTGATCAGCACCCTTCCTGGCCCATTAAGTTTACAGGCCTCTCCTGCACCCAGGTGCCTGCCTGTGGCCCCCTCTGTGGTCCTGGTACTCTCTTGGCTGCCCTCAGGCATGTCTGTCTCGGCCCTGTGCTGACTCCTCACCCTGCTCATTCCCTAGGGTGGCCATGGCACCACCTGACTTACCTGTTCACTGTCCATCCCCAGGATGTTTGCCCTTGAACAGGCCTGGACTGTCTCTTGTTCCCCATGCCCAGCCCACTGACCAGACCCCATGCTGTCCTCAGCCCCCGTGCAGCCCACCCCTGGTAGGGGTTCCTGTGAAGGGTCAGTCTGTAGGCCCTAGCAGGTACCCTTGTACCAGCTGACAGTAGGCTTGGGTGTGCCAGTCACGCGGCAAGCCAGCCTTACAGTTTCCCCCAGCTCAGCCGTGCAGTCAGCCAGTTCCTCTTCAAATTCCAGAGGACCTGAGGACACATGTGGGGGTCTGAGGACTTTGAGGGTGGGATGTCAGGCCTATGTCCCCTGGGTGCACCCTGGCAAATTGCCCCCAACAACAGCAGTGGCCTCACATCCAAGGGCCTGGTTACTGACTAAGCTGGGTGTGGCTGCACGAGGCAGGGACAGACCAGGGTACAAGACCATCACACCCAAACATGACCTGGTCAGATACTCCAAGTCTGGAGCTATGCCATGTCCCCACTACATCCTTTGTGTCCCAGGGTCAGCTCAACACCTGCTATGGGGCTCCCTGGGAGGCCAAAGCCATTGGTCCCTCAGCTAGATCTGACCAAGGGGAGAACCAAGCCACCAGTGCAGAAAGCAACCCATGCCCACGTGCCCGGCCTGGGTGCAGCCCGCTGGGCATCTAAGTGATGTTCAGGTCCCCACACCAGCACAGCACCAGGGACACTCACGCCACACAGGCAGGGCCAGGCGCTGCTGGATGCTGCtgatctccttcacccaggagtGCTTGATGATGACTGTGCACGCCTGCAGCAGGTACTTGCGCACAGAGTCCTCCCGCTCATGCCACACCTCGAAGGCAAGGTCGTCCCCTTCCACCTGGTCGTTCAGGTCGATGCTGCTTAGCTGTTGAGGGGTGCAACATTAGTGGGAGGACAGAGCTAAGCATCCCTAGACAGACAAGGTCCAGTAGGGCTATGCCCAGGTCATCCCAGAACAATGGCAAGTTCTGCTCCAGTGGCCACCCTGGAGCCCAGGAACAGGGAAACCTCCACTGGCCTGCatgacacccccagcccctggcaccaCAGACCTTCATCATATTCCAGAACACATAGCTGAAGGTGTCGGTGCGCGAGTTTCGTCGGGGCTTGCAGATCATCAGGTGGTTCCGAAACAGGAAGACATGGCGATTGTGGCCCTTCCAAGGCATTCGGGCTCCTGGTGCGCCCTCCCACACAATGAAGTGGCCCTGGGGTGTGAGTAGATGTGGTTGGACTGTGGTTGCCTGGCCCCATCCCTGGGCGCAGACCCCAGGGTCATCTATGAGCCCAGCACCCACaaaagccacaccccaccacatgGCAGCAGACACAAGTCCCCCCACCTGGCGGATGGGctcccccagggcctccagggtgCCGGGGTAGTTCTCCATGAGGGACACGTGCAGCTTGTTCTCAGCACGCTGGGGCAGCGCTGACACGACTGCGTAGGCCTGCTCCAGAAGGGCGCAGTTCTGCTGGTTCCGCGCCTTGTTGTGGATCAGCTCCTGAGGTGGACCAAGGGTCAGGACCCAGACCGCTTCAGCCCCAAGGCCTGGCCTGGAcattcagggctggggcaggacaTGGCTTCCCACCTTGAGCAGAGcctggtacttctgcacccgctCCACCGGCTGCTCCAAGTAGTGCTGCAGTGGGGGTGGCAGTAGCTGCGAGGGGTCCCCAGCAGACAGCATCTCCTCAGTGCATTTCTGTAGGCACCACAGGGCAGGTTTCAGGCAAGAAAGCACAGCTCCAGTTAGGGCATCCTGACAGTAGAGGACATCCCAGGGGCACTCTCACACCTGGCCCTGAACCTGGACAATGGCTGTGTTACCATCTAGCCGGACGCATGCACAGAACTTGGGCAGTGAAGTGGCCAGCCCAGGAGCACAGAGCTACAGGGCTCAAGGGTCCCTGGGGACTGTGGGGAAAGAGATCAGGGAATATGAACTAAGGCCATGAGCACAGGACAAGGGCTAAGCCTCAGGGGACTTTCAGGTCAGTGAGTTTTCTGGTGGGAGTCAAGGCCAGCACTAGGCCTGGGAGTAGCCAGGGAGGGGTACTGTGGCCAACGCCATGGAGCCAGGCATGGGCACCTTGTAGAACTCCTGGATGGGCGTGCTGACAACCACGGACTCTGCCTGCACACGGCCCACCAGGAACTCCAGGTACTTCTCAAAGGCTTCCTGGTTCTTGATGAAGCACATGGCCACATCATCATCTGTGTCACAGCGATGCAGGTCCTGCAAGAAGCtgccacagagagggacagggtcAGGCACAGCTCACAGCCCAGTCCTGGGCCCTGTCCTTGAGAGGCTATGGTTCTTGCCCAGGAGTGGGTTCTGGGTCTGTGAGACTGAGTATACTAAGCTGGGTGTGCAGACATGTGGGCACATACAGAAGTGCATGGGTATGTACACTTGCCCACGAGTGTGCAGATGTGTAGTATGTGAGCATGTATATGTGGGTACATGCATCtacatgtgcacgtgtgtgggtgcatgtgtgtatgcatgtggctGTGCATGTATACACAAGTGTGCAGATATGACCATGCATGTGtggcatgtgtgtataatatgtgtgcatgtgtttgcctGAATGTGTCTGTGGATGTGCGCAtggcacacacatgcactcaaatGCTTGTGTGAGTGTGCAAGAGTACATGTGCATGGAGATCAGCATGCATGTGAGTGCACATATCTATGTGTATCCAGCATGTATGTACATTTTTGTACAGGaatcacatatgtatgtgtgcacacatgtacactatgtgcacacacatatcaaGCACATGTCCATGCACATTTGAGGCTGGGTGCGTGAGCATATGTGGTGTGCACATGGGACTTCCCGTGTGCCCGTGTACattcatgtgcatgcacatgggcCTGTGTGAGTGCTCATGGGTGGCAGGTATTCTTCAGCCTTCAACCAATATGGCGAGCGTCTGTCACTGGGGCATCACACAAGTGGGATGTGCCCATGGGTAAATCGAGTTCCTACCCCAGCTGCTGAGTGTCACCCTCCACGAGGCCTGACCCACAGCTGTGCGTGCACctcacatgtatgtgtgtggccTTGCCTACCTGCTGTGGAAGCGACTGATGTCCTGTACATTGCGAAAAATGACTGCCTTCTGGCTGGCCACGGCTGCTGGTGCTGTATGTAGTGGCTTTGGAGGAACTGAAGCTCACCCACGAAGGTCTGCTCTGAGCTCAGCAGTTCCTGGATGACAGAACTGGTGGAAGAGTGGCATCAGGGAGTGCCCAGCAGCTGCCCTGCTCCCACTGTCCCTAGTCTCCACATGGGGACTAGGGACACATGGAGAGCTTGCTCCCTTGCACTGCAGTTAAATGGGGTTCCTGTGATCAGGAGCCTGTCACCCAGTTTCAGAAAGTGGGTAGGTGGTGGAGCAAGGGCACCACCTCttccccaggaagccctcccGAATGAGGCTCTGGGAGGGCACAGCTGCAGAAACCAGGGGCAGGACCATGACCTAAGGAGGCTCACACAGCTTCAGCAAGCACAGGTCCCCCATGAAGAAGCACGGCAGAACGCCAGCTGGCCCTTGAGGCCCAGCAGCCAGCTGTGGCTCCACTCTCAACCCTCCCCAACACATACCTCAGCCTGGTCTTGTACTCATCCTCGGACATGGCCTCGGGGAATTCGGGGGCCTCACTGGGCCCCCACTCAGGAGACAGCTATTGAGAAACAGGAGTTTGTTCCAGGGCACCAGTTTGTTCCACCTCCTCTGTGGCCACCGggctcctgtcccttacttccaGGTTTCTCTGGCGAAGGGCCAggatcccagggccttggcaccCTCCCCCAGCTCCGGACTACCATACCTTGAGCCTCTTGTCCAGGTAGGCTGGTGACACACAGCCTTGCCTGGAGGGGCTGGACTTGGTGGGCTTGGTGCGCACAAGCCAGTGCAGTGGGTGGGCTGAGTCCAAGACCTCCACATACTGGCCTTCCCGCAGTGTGATGGCATCCTGCTCGGCCCCCAGGGGTAGGTAGTTGGCCGTGGCCACATAGATATCAAAGATCTGATAAAGAGAAATGGGCCTAAGTCTTGGGGCCAGAGGGGTGAGGCCTGCCAAGGCCCCCCATTGCCCCCCACCTCTGAGGAGGGATAGGTTCTCCCAACCCCCTAAAACCCCCAAGAGCACAGAGGGGAGGGTGCTGAGTCCAGGGGTTGAAGAGGTACCCAGTCCAGGGCCACAGGGCAGGAGCCCCCAGGGTCACTCTGCACAGATGGCAGTGAGAGGGCTGGCTCCTGCCAACGTGGATGGGCGCCTAGACTGTGGTTGCTCACAGCGCCTTGCTGCCCACTGCCCCCTGCAACCCAAGAGGTGGTGGGCTCTGGAGGCAAAGGTGCACTCTCCACAGATGGCAGTGAGAGTGACATCAGAGGTAGTGCTCTGCAGGAACCCACGTGCAGAGACCCTGCCCTCTGCTCTAACCTCTGGTGT encodes the following:
- the LOC144372933 gene encoding LOW QUALITY PROTEIN: obscurin-like (The sequence of the model RefSeq protein was modified relative to this genomic sequence to represent the inferred CDS: inserted 1 base in 1 codon), translated to MVSAKITQAKLQVPGGDSDEESKTLSTSPRHGQSRPSSSVQESSSESEDGDSQGEIFDIYVATANYLPLGAEQDAITLREGQYVEVLDSAHPLHWLVRTKPTKSSPSRQGCVSPAYLDKRLKLSPEWGPSEAPEFPEAMSEDEYKTRLSSVIQELLSSEQTFVGELQFLQSHYIQHXAAVASQKAVIFRNVQDISRFHSSFLQDLHRCDTDDDVAMCFIKNQEAFEKYLEFLVGRVQAESVVVSTPIQEFYKVPMPGSMALATKCTEEMLSAGDPSQLLPPPLQHYLEQPVERVQKYQALLKELIHNKARNQQNCALLEQAYAVVSALPQRAENKLHVSLMENYPGTLEALGEPIRQGHFIVWEGAPGARMPWKGHNRHVFLFRNHLMICKPRRNSRTDTFSYVFWNMMKLSSIDLNDQVEGDDLAFEVWHEREDSVRKYLLQACTVIIKHSWVKEISSIQQRLALPVWRPLEFEEELADCTAELGETVRLACRVTGTPKPTVSWYKGTC